The Pogoniulus pusillus isolate bPogPus1 chromosome 28, bPogPus1.pri, whole genome shotgun sequence genome has a segment encoding these proteins:
- the NMT2 gene encoding glycylpeptide N-tetradecanoyltransferase 2 encodes MAEDSESAASQQSLELDDQDTCGIDGDNEEEAEHAKGSPGGDLGAKKKKKKQKRKKEKPNSGGTKSDSASDSQEIKIQQPSKNPAIPMQKLQDIQRAMELLSACQGPAKNIDEAAKRKYQFWDTQPVPKLNEVITSHGAIEPDKDNVRLEPYSLPQGFMWDTLDLSNAEVLKELYTLLNENYVEDDDNMFRFDYSPEFLLWALRPPGWLPQWHCGVRVSSNKKLVGFISAIPASIRVYDSVKKMVEINFLCVHKKLRSKRVAPVLIREITRRVNLEGIFQAVYTAGVVLPKPVATCRYWHRSLNPRKLVEVKFSHLSRNMTLQRTMKLYRLPDATKTSGLRPMEQKDTKAVQELINTYLKQFNLAPVMDEEEVAHWFLPRDHIIDTYVVEGSTGTLTDFLSFYTLPSTVMHHPVHKSLKAAYSFYNIHTETPLLDLMNDALIIAKLKGFDVFNALDLMENKTFLEKLKFGIGDGNLQYYLYNWRCPGMESEKVGLVLQ; translated from the exons ATGGCGGAGGACAGCGAGTCCGCGgccagccagcagagcctggagctggaTGACCAGGACACCTGCGGCATCGACGGCGACAATGAGGAGGAGGCCGAGCACGCCAAGGG AAGCCCTGGAGGAGATTTGGGagcaaagaagaagaagaagaagcagaagagaaaaaaggagaaaccaAATTCTGGAGGCACCAAATCAGATTCTGCATCCGACTCCCAGGAGATTAAAATTCAGCAACCTTCAAAA AACCCTGCCATCCCGATGCAGAAGCTCCAGGACATCCAGAGGgccatggagctgctctctgcctgccagggcCCAGCCAAGAACATCGACGAGGCTGCCAAGAGGAAATACCAGTTCTGGGACACACAGCCTGTACCAAAACTCA ATGAAGTGATAACCTCCCACGGTGCCATCGAACCCGACAAGGACAACGTCCGCCTAGAGCCATATTCTTTGCCCCAGGGTTTTATGTGGGACACGTTGGACCTTAGCAATGCTGAAGTT ctgaaggagctgtacACGCTGCTAAATGAGAATTACGTAGAAGATGATGATAATATGTTTAGGTTTGACTATTCACCTGAATTTCTGCTGTG GGCACTGCGTCCCCCGGGCTGGTTGCCCCAGTGGCACTGTGGGGTCAGAGTCTCCTCAAACAAGAAGCTGGTAGGATTCATCAGTGCCATCCCTGCAAGCATTCGTGTTTATGACAG TGTGAAGAAAATGGTAGAAATCAACTTTCTGTGTGTCCATAAGAAGCTGAGGTCCAAGCGGGTGGCGCCGGTGCTGATCCGGGAAATCACCAGGAGGGTAAACCTGGAGGGCATCTTTCAGGCTGTTTACACTGCTGGAGTGGTGCTCCCCAAGCCTGTGGCCACTTGCAG GTATTGGCATCGATCACTGAACCCCAGAAAATTGGTGGAGGTGAAGTTCTCCCATCTGAGCAGAAACATGACCCTGCAGAGGACAATGAAGCTCTACAGGCTCCCTGAT GCCACAAAGACTTCAGGCTTGAGACCAATGGAACAAAAAGATACTAAAGCAGTACAAGAACTAATCAACACTTACTTGAAACAGTTTAATCTGGCTCCTGTGATGGATGAAGAAGAGGTAGCCCACTGGTTCCTCCCTCGGGATCACATCATTGACACCTATGTAGTAGAG GGCTCCACTGGTACCTTGACAGACTTCCTGAGCTTCTACACGTTGCCCTCGACAGTGATGCACCATCCAGTCCACAAGAGCCTCAAAGCTGCCTACTCCTTTTACAACATTCACACAGAGACTCCCCTCTTGGACTTGATGAATGATGCACTCATTATAGCAAAATTG AAAGGATTTGATGTGTTCAATGCACTGGACttaatggaaaacaaaacattccTGGAGAAACTCAAATTTGGGATTGGAGATGGAAATCTGCAGTATTATTTGTACAACTGGAGGTGTCCTGGCATGGAATCTGAAAAG GTCGGGCTGGTGTTACAGTGA